CACACAAAGAGAATCCTCCAATGGTTTCAAATCATCATTATCTTCATCCTCTTCATATGAAAATTCAGGAGCAGTTATAATAAGGCCAGGATTAAAATTTGCCTCAAGGGAGTCAGGCAGGTCATCACTTGTAAAATCCTTCTTTTCAAGTTCATTATTGTAGAAAGAGCTTGTGTCTGATCCACTGCAAGAAAATGCAGGGGCAGAGATTCTTGTGCAATGTGGCAAACCAAACTCATGAGAACTCTTGGAAAGTTTctcaagttgattctcaacttgtTGAAGCCTTTCCTCTATCCTTTCTATTGGCTTCAACATTTTCTCTTCAAACCTCAAACATATAACTTCCACTCTGCTCAGTCGAGAGACGAGCTGTTCCATAGCTGTTTCAAGATGACTTGGCTGAAAACTACTTTCATTTGCCGCCATACAATATTTCTTTGCAGAAGTGTGTTGCTGATGTTCAGCTGACTCAGTATCATCCTTACAAACTTCCTTTGGCTTCAGAACTTGTTGAGGAGAATCAATTCTGTCGGTTGTTGTTGATACCAATTCCATGTTCCTATTCTTAAGCACCTCATCAGATTTTTCTTGAGCTCGGCTTACACCTGATTTGGATAACTGCAGAAGGGTTGGCATGAACATGGCCATAAGAGAACTTTGTGCCAAGCCTCCTGCCAGCGCAGCCCCATTTCCAGAATCAGTTGACTCCACAGGGTCCACAAACACATATACTTCATCCACATATACATGTCCTTTGTCGTGAAGTGATAATAATCGAATTGTAAGTGACAAACAAGGCTCTGAATCACTTATTTGTGCTGTAGCCTCATAGAAGTCCTGCATAGAAGTTAAAATGATACACTCTAATTAGTTTCCTGTGCAGAGATTGACACTTCATCAACAAAGTACAGTCAACATGTGGATTCACCATAGTAACTCGAGTTAAGAGGTTgaagaaaaattataaaataacaaaaatacacAACATGAAATTTTTGGGATCTGTAGTTTGCAAGATATAAAACTACTACATGTCACCGGCATAGTAATGAATGCATGAAAGGCTTATAGAAATTTTGAATGCACTATGGATCCCCTTCAAATGTGTACTAGTGGCTAATGTGGTAATTCATCAAGTATCAACCAGTAAGAAAATCCTTCATGGGAAGGTAATTGCAGAGGGAGCATGGGGAGAAAAGTGGACCTcccaatccactaacactactccCACCACATTTTCcctcactctcttactttactaattgcgCATTATAACCCCTGCCATCTacaactttgtctatttttttgtggatggaGGTATTAAGAATCACCGTTAATTATATAACTTAAATGCATAGACGACTACTAAAACTATAGTCTTAATATAAATGATAGAAAACTACAAATAAATgcttttcaaaatattattgtTTAGAAGATAACAAGAAAAATATTGGGAATACATGTAGGTGTGCAAAATTCACAGTTGAAAGTTGGAATGGACATTAGCTTGGTAGGTAATTGAACCATTTTTAGTGTACAAAATGCACCACTTTGATGCAAAGAGTTGAAGATTTCCCGTATACCTGTACATTGTTCACTCCAACGGTACTGGTCTTATCTGAAGCAGGACTGCTCCTCCCAGGGACTTTTATGTTAACCCAATCATCCTCACTTGTGGCAGTACTTCCCCCACTTGAAGCAGTTTCTGCAGCTACGTCTCCTGATAAAGAGTCCCCATGCACCTCTGCAAAATCTTCAACACAACTGGTTTGGAGAACTTTGTCATCACGTTCAGCAACACCACACCGAACAGTAGAGAGATATTCATTTATACTATTAGGAGAAGTTGCATAATAGATCTCATATGCTCGTGCAGTGCTCCGAACATATATTTGGCGAACCTCATACTTTTGCTTAAAACATACTGCAAAAAATGATGTTCCAATTCATCATAAGAAACATTACTATGAGTTTATGAGGATCAAATGGAACcagaattaaatgaaaaattataTAAGATCTATGAACATAAGTATATTCATTTCCCGAACATTATCTCCTCCTAAACAGAAGCTAAATTCTCCAACTCTTTTTCAGGATTTTTCGCATTACATGAAGATGAAAGAATGCAATACAGCAAATGAAGAAAACAAAACCTTCGATGCAGAACCTCTAATACAGTTTGCTAGTATTATCAAACATAAAGTACCAGTTGAAGCGAAACACCAAATTTCTTCTCCTTAGAGAAAACACGAACTCAATGAAAATGTACCAATCAATCAAATTGTCTAATAGTACATTGAACACGTAAATCAGGAGGTGACTACGAACGCATAAATTCATGATCTAGCTTACTCCACCCCGATACttacttcaaaattttcaaaaacaaGTAAACAACCGAATCAGAAAATGATTTAAACCTACAGTCACGATAAATCGACGATAAAAGCTGAGCAAGCCGCGATGCGATGTAAATCAAAACAACGCACTAGCAGCGATGGCATATTTGagaattcataaaaaaaaaaataacaagcAAACAGAAGAGAAAACATACTCTTAATTTCACAGTGACCGAAATCGGGGCTAGGAGGCTTGAGAATCAGTGGAAATTTAGTGGCCGTATTTTCCGAGTCAGGCTCTGCGATCGGGTGGTCAGAGGAGTCGACGGTGACAGTAGATTGGAGAGAGCCGTGAGCGATGATCCAATTGGCTTCATGACTCCATTGAATTGGAATTGCAGTGGATTCGTCTGATTCCATATCTGTCTACCGATGATGTGTTAGGGTTTAAAGTGTATGTTGATGAAAAAAGCAAGAGAGCGTCGTCTCAAATGAGTTCCGTTGCGTGTTATCTACATTCGAGTGGCATAATATGAATGCAAATTTTCCCTACATTTTGTTTTTGAATTATGAATTATTAGAATCTCACTTTATTAATGTTTGGCCGattattgaaaatatatttttgctGTTCTAATTTCATGACAGTTTTGTTTCATACTAAAAAATCATATATTTCTcactaattttatcttaattacGTGTTATAAAATAGGCTCACTTTCTCACTAACAGCACTACAGCAGCATGAGGATGTTAAATACTATCTCCAGCTTTAGAAAGtaaaaagttttaaaatagtgtgagttttaatacaaaaaaattgtaaagtaaaaaaaaagaaaagaaaaatagataaaataaaatttaaaaataaaaaataatgaaaatagtaTTAGTCAATTGTGAGATCTatatcctaaaataaaaaattttaaaattttaagaaaccgcctaattttaaaaataatttctacTTAAAGGTAGTATCGTGTATATCGTAtgccaaaaattttaaaaatagctTTGTTTTTTAATATTACTATCGTGTACATCGTATGccaatatattatattatatcaCATTAATTACCAAATCCGTTGTAGTCTAGTTGGTTAGGATACTCGGCTCTCACCCGAGAGACCCGGGTTCAAGTCCCGGCAACGGAATATTTTTGAAGTGATTATTccatcatttttcttattaGCTAATATTGGTGGAGATTTGATATGTAAGATTAGTACACAAGAAAACTTAACATAAAGCTTTGGCAcattaaattatagtatttgTGCTTATATTGTGACaagatattattaattttacaacTCACCTACTAGAAAAACATGATAATAAAGAGTTATTTGCCAGTTATTTTTCCTGAAATTTATTTCtatataaatacaaaaatcaaaactgaTATAGCAATCAAAACGATGGAATTTTGTATTTATTGATCTTTATTTTTGGCTTCATCGTTTTCATTTTATAAGGTGGAGGTATGTTGTGACATTTGATGTATGATTATACTTCGAGATAACATACAAGCGCAAAGACCGGAGCAACATGACCCACTCCTCCCTGCCTACGACGAGTGAGTCCACGCGCTCGAGCGGGAACGTTGTGGGCTGATGACACTAGCCTCTATGATAAGGAAGAGAAAGTGGAGAGATAAGTGAGAAAGATGAcggcatttattttttttattaatttttaaacttATTCAAATCGTTTTGATTGccacataaattttaatttaccGAATCAGTTTagaattttggttttgaaaaaaaactaaaaaagtcCAAAGGAAATACTACTATATAGAAAGGAATATTGTGATGGATAACTAATTTAACAACCCTTGAAATCATTTCCCCCTCTCACTCTTCACTCTTCTCTTATCCCTTCAATTCATCATCAATGGCGAGTCTAACCTTCAATTCCACTCCAATCAAAACCACCAAAACCCCCCTCTCTAAAGTGCAAATTCACCCACCCCACATAAAAACCCTAACTCTCAGGAATTCCCCAATTTGCTTCTCTGTCTCGGGAAGTTCAGTTTCTTCCACGCCATTGCAGCCTGAAACCGGGAATTCCGCcttcgaagaagaagagataAACGACGACCCCACCTCGGAGCTCAGCTATCTCGACCCGGAGACGGATCCGGAGAGCATCACAGAGTGGGAGGTGGATTTCTGCTCTAGGCCGATCCTCGACATTAGGGGGAAAAAGACTTGGGAGCTTGTTGTTTGCGATGTGTCGCTTTCGCTGCAGTATACCAAGTATTTTCCCAACAATGTTATCAACAGCGTCACTCTTAAGAATGCTATCGTCTCCATCTGTGATGAATTGGGCTTGCCTTTGccagaaaaaattaaatttttcagGTAAGGATTTTGTTGTTTCTTTGAGGTTTGGTTGCTCTTTTCCCCAATTTCATTTAAGATCATGAATTTTGTGTTTTTCAGGTCACAGATGCAGACGATTATTACGAGAGCTTGCAGTGAGCTTGGTATAAAACCTATTCCGAGTAAACGGGTGAGCATTAGCAACATCACTTGGTAAACTTGAGATAACATGAAGCCCTTGGTTATTTCTACAATTTGAGATTACTTGCTTGGTTCATATCTTGTTGAAAGGATTAGCATTGGAGAATCCTCGTGATGAACATAAAATTACTGAATTGTGCATATTGTCAATCCTGGATAGTACACGCCCCTTAAGCAAGGGAGGCGTGTAGCTAGGATTTCAAAGTCTGTGTTAGTGTTTGAGTAGCAAAACTTTTTAGATCTAAACAATTTGGAAGGAGCTATTTGGAGGATTTTGAGTTGAAAATTCAGGTGGTTGTGTCTCTTTTCGAACTTTTTAGGATGAACAACTCATCCGTTCTTCATTTATACGATGATGATGTTATCTGGATTTATGTTTATATAGCTGTAGTTTTCTGTTTTGGATTTACAATATGCTTGTGCttatttccaaaatttatgCCTTATGTGTGGAAAATGTTAGATTAATGTGTGATAatcctatttttttaatttttcacatGCTCTTTACTTCAGTGTTTGTCTCTGGTTCTGTGGCTCGAAGAGCGTTACGAAACTGTATACACACGACATCCTGGTTTCCAGAAGGGATCAAAGCCACTTCTTGCACTCGATAATCCTTTCCCTATGGAACTTCCAGAAAATTTATATGGAGAAAAGTGGGCATTTGTTCAGTTGCCCTTTTCAGGTACTTACTTGTGTGGAAATGGCACAAGACATCCGGTTTGTCACTAGATTCATAGTCGAGTGTTCTAGAGGATCTCTCTTATTCTCTCTGCATGTTCAGTCGTTAAACTCGAGGTTTAATACCACCTCCTGCTGTCTCTTGAGTAGCCCTCAGCTCCCCTATTTATTTTGAAAGACATCTTGACATTGATCTTACAATGTAGAAAGGCAAAATCAGATGTTAAATGTTAGAAAACTGCTAATTTTGATTCTCTGTGCAGCTGTCCAAGAAGAGGCATCATCTTTGGAGACAAGATTTGCTTTTGGTGCTACCTTAGATTTGGATCTTCTGGGGATTGAAGTCGGTGAGGAAACACTAATTCCTGGACTCGCGGTTGCATCATCTCGAGCTAAACCATTAGCAGGTATTATGTTGTTGCAGTGTTCTTATATGCGATTCTGCTCATGTGTACCCTTCTTCGAAATAAATAGTAAAGTCTAGTGTGAACAAGTTTCAAATTGAGTCTTGAAATGACAATGTTGCAGGATGGATGAACGGGTTAGAGGTGTGCTCGGTTGAAGCTGACACGAGTCGAGCTTCTGTGGTCCTGTCCgttgggatctcaacgcgttacGTGTATGCCACATACAAGAAGACACCAGTGAGTACAAGTGAAGCTGAAGCTTGGGAAGCAGCCAAGAAGGCCTGCGGAGGGTTGCACTTTCTTGCCATTCAAGAGGACTTGGACTCGGACGACTGTGTCGGCTTCTGGCTCTTGTTGGACCTCCCACCTCCGCCAGTATGATTATTGTTGTCTTGCTTCCCACTTTGAATGCATCTTCTTCATCTCAGATTATATAATCTGATGCTGCTGCTTTGAGGCTTGGGAGATGCAAAAATTGATCCTTATTGCATCTACATattcttcttcttgattttcatgTTTTGCTCCACTGTAAATGCTATTATCATCCAATCTTCAGTCTAAATAGTGAAAAAACTGTTCATGAATTCAAGACAATATGTAATCAAGAATATTGGGCATTCTCTATTAAATTGGAATTTAAAATGAATAGAGCAAGTGATACAAAGGTACAAAGATTTCTTACAATTATGAATGGTATGTCTAGGTCTAGGGAGGGAGGGGAAGGGAGCAAAGCTATAGATACAAAACAGTTTCTAAGCATTTACATTAAAAACATTACAGACTGACTTTTACAGAGCCGCAGTAAATCTTTCCCCATTTTTTAAGAACGCCTTGTCTACTCCCAAACAAGAAAATTAAAGATCTAACTCAATGCTTTTGCTTCTGAGAAATGAAACGAATCCCCTGCTTTCCAAGCTCCAAACACTTGGACTTCCCATCATCAAGAGCGATAGAAACAACAGGCGTTCCCTCGAAAACTTCCACCACTGTACCCCTATGCCTGCCAAACAAGAAACAGAGAAATTCGCCATTTAGAACACGTGGGCAATTCAAAAGATAGTGAATTAAAGATGTAGCATCGTTCTCTTGCGATGAAAACTCACCAGGAGTTGCTCGAAGGCTGATGAACTTCTACTCTTTTCCCGGCAGCATCTTTCCCCAATTTCTGCAGTATCCAATTGGCATCTGTGAAGTCCTTTATGGTACTGTCTTCACGCCATTGGGAGGAATCTTCATCACCCGGTGCTGGTCTCCTTCGTTTCGACCTCTGGCCCCTTGTGTAAGTGATCTCATCCTTCCCAGAAGGAGGCAACGAATCCTGATTTCCGATGGTCAAATTACTGGATACGGTTTGATTTCCATTGTTAGAATTCTTGGGGATTTTAAACTTCAAGTAAGGCTTCCGCTCCTTTGTCGGAGCACTGCTGTCATCAATATGGTCACCAGAAACGGACGCATCCTCACCATGCCCTTTTGACGAGTACTTGATCCTTCGGCTCGCAGGGGCTTCAGAGCCACTCCTTGCAGATGCACTTTCTTCGGCACTTCTTTTGCCAAGCACTGAGTACGTATTCCTAGGAGAAACCGATTCATGGCCATCGCTGAAACCTCCTCCGGTATGTTTTGAGGTTATGTTAGACAAACCTAAATTAGAAGCATTCTTGAGCTTTATCAATGGGCCTTCTTTAACATGTAACTTAATACCTTTCACTTCCCCTGCAACAAACAAGACTGTTTTTTTGTCACTATACGAAGAGCACAAATCAAAAGAGACTACGAGAGGGATGCAAAATGAAGATGCATGACAGAGAACTTGATTTCTTTTACTCAGAGTGCATTACCTTTTTGCTCCCCTACTTTAACTGCAGAATTAGGTCTATCGATGTGCTCTTGATGTTGTTTCAGTTGTCCTGTATCTTCAGTTCCTACAGCATACATGCACAGAGCATTAGTTTTTTACATCGTGAAGCTCAACAATGGTATGCATCAATAGATCTAATATTCATCATTAGGTAAATTTATGTTTGGGATTAGATTCAAGAACTTTGACCAAAAAGTTGCCTTTACTTTTGTTTTCAAGGATAGAGTACGATACTTATTTTCACGTTGAATCCAAATACTTTCTTACATCTTCATCACTAAATTACAAAATTCATGTAAGCAACAACCAGCAGAAAATGATCCTTTTTGTTTCTTAATATCATTAGCAATTCCAAACTATAAAAAGGCCAAAAGCAGCATACATAGGAAATGCATACCTTTTGATGAAGCCTTGGCTTGCCCGATAGGGGGACTAGCATTTTTACTTCGGCCTCCCAAATGTATAACAAGCTTTGGCCCCTGAGCATTCTTGGGCGCCCCACTGTTACTTCCTATTTCCTCCCCATTAGTGAAGGCACGAGATTTATTACTCTTTATTCTGATAGTTCTAGATGCCTTTGTTACATTGGTCGCTGAAACCTCATCTATATACTTGTGTTTCGAGGCAGCTGCTTCATTTACCATAACTGTGTCTTCCATCAAGCTTCCAGCAACAGGATAGAAAGTAGAAGCAGGTTCATGGGAAGGGTGCATTTCATCATTTTTATTACTGACGGTGTTCTGTCCAGATGGATCATCAGCATACCCATCTAAACTCCGATTTGTATCAACTCCACCAACCAAAGATGTTTCATTACCCTTTTTCTTACCATACTTCTTATGTGAAGATTTTTTGCCATGCTCTTTGCTCTTTCTTGGTGATTTATTACCTAACCCTTTAAGAGAAAACTTCAACGAACGGCTATGTTCATTCTTTACTGATATAGGACCGCTCTCTTCATCATCAGAAAAGGGTGAAATGTCAAATATTTCTTCTTGAGTTGGCAAACCAGCAGCTGCCCTCAAGCTTGCTATCAAATCCTTATCAGCCTCATCTCTTCGCTTCCAGAGCTCCTGAACAGCCTCCTCAAGATTTGTAACCTGGCAAAAGGAGATACCATTGAAGCCAAACTAAGAGAATCGGTAAAAGAAATTGCATCATTCACATGGTATATATCCCTATTGACCAGCATGTACGAAAAATCACCATGGGGCATTCTCCACGGCATGTTGGGCAAACATATTGGAGATTTCCATCAACTTGAAACTGCATGTATTTTGCATCACTGAAATTTGAGTTTGATGTCAGTAGAATTTAAGTCAAAATCCAGTCAAAAGAGGTGCCCAAAACAATCAGAATTGGCAAAGTCTGAAGATGCAcccaaaaaaaacaagaaaaaccaAAGCATAACAATTTCATTCACCAATGCAAGGGCGATCATAAATGAGTGCAGGAGAAGATTGTGTAATTAAACTAATACATGAGGAATTAAAGTTTGCATATTCATATAAAAATGAGCACGTGTATATGCTGCCCATACTGTTAGTCAATAACGCCCCACACTTGTCGTGAGTAGTGAAGGTGAGTTTAAGGATCAGAAAGGAGGAGATAAATTTCTTGGTGACACAAAACAGAAGAACTGCAAGCCCACAAGGTTAAATCTTGACATATACCTCTCCAAGCCTAGCCAGCTAATGCTAGAAGCTAACAAATTGAACGTTATAGGCACTTGTTTAATTAACCGGCATTCTTATGCCTCTTTGGCTAACATATTATAAGAGATTGTTGTCTTATCCTTAGATTAGCTAAACAATCACTTACTTTCAGAATTATGGAAATATTACTTGAATGCTGGAGAATATAAAAGGTATTGCCAGATGCACAAATTTATAAAAGACCCGGGTTCATTTTTCTTGTTATCTTTTAGCCCAACCATCTACACAACTTCTACAAGGCCTTTTCTATGTAAATCCCTTTTATCACTTCAGCAAACAAGAGTACAATGTAAGTGGAAAATGCATTCTCTTGAAAAACTAGGCTATAGATAcctattaatattaaaaaaatatgattatagGTTTATAACCTGTCCTTAACTGTTGTTGGAGGAGCACAtgaaaactgaaaaataaaCCCCTCTGCAGCTTAAGATAAACCAAAGTTATACTCCCTACATCCCTCAAAAGAGTACAACTTGGTGTGGCATGGGTTTTAATAAAAGTGAGGTAGTGTGTTTTGGGTGTAGAAAGGGCCCACTTTGTTGTTTTTAATCTATGGATAATGGTGGACTAAGTAAGGACTGTGatgttttttttgtgaataGGTGTGCAAAATGAGGGTAAATTGAGGAAATGTGGCCAAAAAATGGAAGTTGGGTCACATGAAAACTGGCAAAGTGTGCACTATTTTCTGGGATGGAGAGAAGACTGAGAAAAACATGCTCCTGCTTAAATTCACCAATCACCATATGCTGATGCAGAAGCACTTGTATATCAATTCTTAGCATTTTACTTCCTTTATACTGTAAACAACATGAAATTGCAATTTTAAATCTTCCCTTTTTTCGTAACCTAAATTTATATCTAGAACATTAAAAGAGCATATTAAAGTTGAACAGTCACCTGGTTATGTAATAAATTGAAGTACTAGCAAAGCACAAGAAGGCATAAATATGAACTAAAATTCCCTTATATGGATCCTAAACCTTAATCAAGTTTATCGTCCTAGCTCTTCACAAGTTGACAAATTTTCAAGACTAAGGAACAACCAAACAACAATCCTAGTTCTCATGTGATTCACATTTCACACCCACATTCCAATAATCTTTCATCAAAATTACCAATTCATTGTCCAATCTTCTATCTGAAAAGGTATTACCAAAAGAAAATATATCAAtgagagaagagaaagaaaaggagtAAGAAATACCTGATTCCATCACAAGGACAATGCACCCAACGTTGACAGATATCACAGCACACCATAGGAGTTGATTCAGAGTCTCTATACACCTGCAGTTGTGAGTAAAAAATTAAGCAATCAACCTTTGCTGCTTAAGACAAAGTGTTTTTGAGCCTTATGAGCAGAGGAGGACTAGTAAATTTGTCAACATGGACTGGTATAATGCAATACCTTCAGACAGACTGGGCAGTAATTCCCTTTGCCAAACAATCTTCCGCAAGCATCACAACATGTATAGCCCAATAGCCACCTACAAAATATTCAAGCATACACTCGAGTCAGAGTCAGAGTCACTTCATCAATCATCCTGAAACTAGATCTTAGTTGATAGCATTATAAAAATACAAGAAATCTTCATCAGAGATGTGCCAGAAATACATTCATTGGTATTGAAGATAGGAGTTCTGTTgtaaataatatatatacagATGCTTCTGAAGTACAGCTTTTAGACATGCATAACAGCACATAATATACAATAGATACAATAGATACAAGCTTCATAATAGAGTTAAGATCCAAGCAAAGTAACCAAACGCACTATAATCCAAAACCCATCAGCTGATGGAATTTGTTCAAAAACGAGAATAGCAAAGAAGCTGGCAATCAAGGAAATAATGACTCGAAATTGAGATAGAAATACTAACCTTACACTTAAGCCATTTCCAGGTACTGTAGAATCACAGCTATGGCATTTGGTGTGTTTGGGACACAGATAAGGTCCATGGCCAACATTCTGCATGCCTCAAATTAAAATGCATAAGTTAATTGATCAATGGTAATTTTTCAggaacaaaaaaattatatcacaCCTTATGTGGTGGTTGCTGACAGTAACAATGGTACGCACCATCACACCTTTTACAGAACATGAACTTATTTGGATCTCCAGTTCTCCGACACACCTAAGTAACAAAAAGATATATGAAAAGCAGTTTAATAATTATGGGATTTCCAGTTAGGGATTCCAATATCTGTCACCAGCCTTACCACACAAgtattaatcaattaattttaaaaaaataaaataaaataaaataaataaataaaaactgtCACCCAACAACACATCTTCCCATCTTAAGATATTCTTCAAAGTCAAACTTCTCAACGGGACAGtaatatctcaatttaaataacaaaatccCGTGATAGTACATAATCATCCCTTATTAAAAACCATCATTATCAGCAttcttattaataaaaattaaatgtatctcCAAAGTAAGGAAAAATAACCATGCTTCTATATAATTCACCATAAATGTATAAGGAGTGAGATATCAACCTCACATAAACGGCAAGAAGGGCAAGTCCAAGAACTCCAGTGGAAAAGATCTATTTCAAACATTTCGTCAGAAAATAAACAAAGCAAATGCCATTAATTACTTCAGTGCAGCTCTGAGAACTACCTCTGTTCTGGGACCAAGCTTTAAGACAGCTCCGGTGATACTTCTTGCCACAACTATTGCAAGAGAGCATCTTCCTTGCCCTTTCACTTCGGTCATTTTCACCAGAAAAGCATATTCGGCACATCACTTTGGCGGTTGATAGGCCTTGCTCTTCTCCAGCAGCATCCCCAGCTGAAGCCTGCTAGAAGAATTAATTATAAGGGCAACCGAATGACTTAGCTTGAATAGATAGATATTCTCAGGTATTCAGTGTAGCATAAATTATCAAGAGAGTTGTACAGGAATTATGAAATGTCATTATCAAGTTCTGAAAAACTATTTCTTTTAGCAATACTCCATTGTATATCATCCCCAAAAGTGTTTTATTTCAAAGAACATAAAACCAATTACAGTCATCATTGATTCA
This portion of the Salvia splendens isolate huo1 chromosome 10, SspV2, whole genome shotgun sequence genome encodes:
- the LOC121751885 gene encoding protein TAB2 homolog, chloroplastic-like, which gives rise to MASLTFNSTPIKTTKTPLSKVQIHPPHIKTLTLRNSPICFSVSGSSVSSTPLQPETGNSAFEEEEINDDPTSELSYLDPETDPESITEWEVDFCSRPILDIRGKKTWELVVCDVSLSLQYTKYFPNNVINSVTLKNAIVSICDELGLPLPEKIKFFRSQMQTIITRACSELGIKPIPSKRCLSLVLWLEERYETVYTRHPGFQKGSKPLLALDNPFPMELPENLYGEKWAFVQLPFSAVQEEASSLETRFAFGATLDLDLLGIEVGEETLIPGLAVASSRAKPLAGWMNGLEVCSVEADTSRASVVLSVGISTRYVYATYKKTPVSTSEAEAWEAAKKACGGLHFLAIQEDLDSDDCVGFWLLLDLPPPPV
- the LOC121751884 gene encoding uncharacterized protein LOC121751884 isoform X2, with product MTEVKGQGRCSLAIVVARSITGAVLKLGPRTEVCRRTGDPNKFMFCKRCDGAYHCYCQQPPHKNVGHGPYLCPKHTKCHSCDSTVPGNGLSVRWLLGYTCCDACGRLFGKGNYCPVCLKVYRDSESTPMVCCDICQRWVHCPCDGISDAKYMQFQVDGNLQYVCPTCRGECPMVTNLEEAVQELWKRRDEADKDLIASLRAAAGLPTQEEIFDISPFSDDEESGPISVKNEHSRSLKFSLKGLGNKSPRKSKEHGKKSSHKKYGKKKGNETSLVGGVDTNRSLDGYADDPSGQNTVSNKNDEMHPSHEPASTFYPVAGSLMEDTVMVNEAAASKHKYIDEVSATNVTKASRTIRIKSNKSRAFTNGEEIGSNSGAPKNAQGPKLVIHLGGRSKNASPPIGQAKASSKGTEDTGQLKQHQEHIDRPNSAVKVGEQKGEVKGIKLHVKEGPLIKLKNASNLGLSNITSKHTGGGFSDGHESVSPRNTYSVLGKRSAEESASARSGSEAPASRRIKYSSKGHGEDASVSGDHIDDSSAPTKERKPYLKFKIPKNSNNGNQTVSSNLTIGNQDSLPPSGKDEITYTRGQRSKRRRPAPGDEDSSQWREDSTIKDFTDANWILQKLGKDAAGKRVEVHQPSSNSWHRGTVVEVFEGTPVVSIALDDGKSKCLELGKQGIRFISQKQKH
- the LOC121751884 gene encoding uncharacterized protein LOC121751884 isoform X1 → MAFHVACPITCRKICFCALGFAGPLRGDKGKGDFLQEAARVEQFLKDPWLIKARENATVQVKVPKVPVSPALPPPPPQLAADVSAVVVGEEASAQVKRAALQKQAAAASLVAEDYARRFESGDLEASAGDAAGEEQGLSTAKVMCRICFSGENDRSERARKMLSCNSCGKKYHRSCLKAWSQNRDLFHWSSWTCPSCRLCEVCRRTGDPNKFMFCKRCDGAYHCYCQQPPHKNVGHGPYLCPKHTKCHSCDSTVPGNGLSVRWLLGYTCCDACGRLFGKGNYCPVCLKVYRDSESTPMVCCDICQRWVHCPCDGISDAKYMQFQVDGNLQYVCPTCRGECPMVTNLEEAVQELWKRRDEADKDLIASLRAAAGLPTQEEIFDISPFSDDEESGPISVKNEHSRSLKFSLKGLGNKSPRKSKEHGKKSSHKKYGKKKGNETSLVGGVDTNRSLDGYADDPSGQNTVSNKNDEMHPSHEPASTFYPVAGSLMEDTVMVNEAAASKHKYIDEVSATNVTKASRTIRIKSNKSRAFTNGEEIGSNSGAPKNAQGPKLVIHLGGRSKNASPPIGQAKASSKGTEDTGQLKQHQEHIDRPNSAVKVGEQKGEVKGIKLHVKEGPLIKLKNASNLGLSNITSKHTGGGFSDGHESVSPRNTYSVLGKRSAEESASARSGSEAPASRRIKYSSKGHGEDASVSGDHIDDSSAPTKERKPYLKFKIPKNSNNGNQTVSSNLTIGNQDSLPPSGKDEITYTRGQRSKRRRPAPGDEDSSQWREDSTIKDFTDANWILQKLGKDAAGKRVEVHQPSSNSWHRGTVVEVFEGTPVVSIALDDGKSKCLELGKQGIRFISQKQKH
- the LOC121752501 gene encoding uncharacterized protein LOC121752501, whose protein sequence is MESDESTAIPIQWSHEANWIIAHGSLQSTVTVDSSDHPIAEPDSENTATKFPLILKPPSPDFGHCEIKICFKQKYEVRQIYVRSTARAYEIYYATSPNSINEYLSTVRCGVAERDDKVLQTSCVEDFAEVHGDSLSGDVAAETASSGGSTATSEDDWVNIKVPGRSSPASDKTSTVGVNNVQDFYEATAQISDSEPCLSLTIRLLSLHDKGHVYVDEVYVFVDPVESTDSGNGAALAGGLAQSSLMAMFMPTLLQLSKSGVSRAQEKSDEVLKNRNMELVSTTTDRIDSPQQVLKPKEVCKDDTESAEHQQHTSAKKYCMAANESSFQPSHLETAMEQLVSRLSRVEVICLRFEEKMLKPIERIEERLQQVENQLEKLSKSSHEFGLPHCTRISAPAFSCSGSDTSSFYNNELEKKDFTSDDLPDSLEANFNPGLIITAPEFSYEEDEDNDDLKPLEDSLCVEPKKTLSIDDALAAALNGFMSSEASEPIPIPIGLLGDENEEIQYQGHAKFCQTETREFPAAESGSTESSQNVQVFTIEAPDFTLEETGSEEQLNSVQSLFDVASVTEKEKVDFGNEMVPLSNNSADTSDVGIKESTDELGSPFNGNSPTSSNGCLNRSSTVNVIETYFEGNTTSGRDEITSSSAPSPAKDSTDTSMHQISDESNLGKLSSKPDDQDAASQEIIGQEAEIASESEQQNVAIESSEDHDAEHVSGHSNVASFLDFELPILEVKFTSELRMSAKSALEALLDDEASESNTEAPLTDTKKDDGICIDGHETIDVLSKNCLLVDLEVSEDTAVSSHLEGAASHSLSPTSCSEMAVSLI